A window of bacterium contains these coding sequences:
- a CDS encoding class I adenylate-forming enzyme family protein, whose product MTLAAWNEAADQLTAPSALFAWSIKEVNGIPVRVFDNAPSSLRDLFAGTAAHGDADYLVFQDERVSYAEAHRQVRALASWLAAHGGVGPGDRVAISMRNYPEWIISYWAVVSMGAVVVGMNAWWTPAEMAYGLEDSQPTVLIVDGERWERLASLDSRPEIPVVVTRCDEDLPEDVIRWADTVADLDPPALPDVAIDPDDDLCVFYTSGTTGFPKGAVMTHRGAVHNVMNMGFYSAALGMINEREPIPRGEKDQPAGLVCVPLFHVTGCNCYLHPTTTVGGKLVLMYRWDATEALKLIDAERPNTLAAVPAMSREIVLHPDFDRHDTSSLGSLGGGGSPLHPDLVDKISRSIPSGNPGTGYGLTETSGVVTMNVGAIYRDKPTTVGPPLPTVEAKVVDDGGTELPSGQPGELLVRSPIVIRGYLNKPEATAEAIVDGWLHTGDIATIDEDGFIAIVDRAKDLVIRGGENIACAEVENAIYQHDAVAEAIVFAVPDKRLGEVPGAAIVLRLGTELDADGLRAHLDGRLAPYKIPAHIWFLTTPLPRNASGKYLKRQVRDELLSP is encoded by the coding sequence ATGACCCTCGCTGCTTGGAACGAGGCCGCCGACCAGCTCACCGCGCCGAGCGCGCTCTTCGCCTGGTCGATCAAAGAGGTCAACGGCATTCCTGTACGGGTGTTCGACAACGCGCCCAGTTCGCTGAGAGATCTGTTCGCCGGCACTGCCGCCCACGGCGACGCCGACTACCTGGTGTTCCAAGACGAGCGCGTGTCCTACGCCGAGGCCCATCGCCAGGTGAGGGCGCTGGCATCGTGGCTGGCCGCCCACGGCGGCGTGGGCCCGGGCGACCGGGTGGCCATCTCTATGCGCAACTACCCGGAATGGATCATCTCCTATTGGGCGGTGGTCTCGATGGGAGCGGTGGTGGTGGGCATGAACGCCTGGTGGACCCCGGCGGAGATGGCCTACGGACTGGAGGACAGTCAACCGACGGTGCTGATAGTGGACGGCGAGCGCTGGGAGCGCCTGGCTTCCCTCGATAGTCGACCGGAGATTCCGGTTGTGGTGACCCGGTGCGACGAGGATCTGCCCGAAGACGTGATCCGCTGGGCCGACACGGTGGCCGACCTCGATCCCCCCGCTCTGCCCGACGTGGCCATCGACCCCGACGACGACCTGTGCGTGTTCTACACCTCGGGCACCACCGGCTTCCCCAAGGGAGCGGTGATGACCCACCGGGGCGCGGTCCACAACGTGATGAACATGGGCTTCTATTCAGCAGCGCTGGGCATGATCAACGAGAGGGAACCCATTCCCCGAGGCGAGAAAGACCAGCCTGCCGGGCTGGTTTGCGTGCCGCTGTTCCACGTCACCGGGTGCAACTGCTACCTGCACCCCACCACCACTGTGGGCGGGAAGCTGGTGCTCATGTACCGCTGGGACGCAACCGAGGCTCTCAAATTGATCGACGCCGAGCGGCCCAACACTCTGGCCGCGGTACCGGCCATGTCCCGAGAGATCGTGCTGCATCCCGATTTCGATCGCCATGACACCTCCAGTCTGGGCTCGTTGGGCGGCGGGGGCTCGCCGCTTCACCCCGACCTAGTGGACAAGATCTCCCGGTCGATCCCCAGCGGAAATCCCGGCACCGGCTACGGCCTGACCGAAACCAGCGGGGTGGTCACCATGAATGTCGGGGCGATCTACCGGGACAAGCCCACCACTGTGGGCCCGCCGCTGCCCACCGTCGAGGCCAAGGTGGTGGACGACGGCGGCACCGAGCTGCCGTCGGGCCAACCGGGGGAGCTGCTGGTTCGCTCCCCCATTGTCATCCGGGGCTATCTCAACAAGCCGGAGGCTACCGCCGAGGCCATTGTCGACGGGTGGCTGCATACCGGCGACATCGCAACCATCGACGAGGACGGGTTTATCGCCATCGTGGACCGGGCCAAGGACCTGGTGATCCGGGGCGGCGAGAACATCGCCTGCGCCGAGGTGGAGAACGCCATCTACCAGCACGACGCGGTGGCCGAGGCCATCGTGTTCGCCGTGCCCGACAAGCGCCTCGGCGAGGTGCCCGGTGCCGCCATCGTGCTCCGCCTCGGCACAGAGCTCGACGCCGACGGCCTGCGAGCCCACCTCGACGGCCGCCTGGCCCCCTACAAGATCCCCGCCCACATCTGGTTCCTCACCACCCCCCTGCCCCGCAACGCCTCCGGCAAATACCTAAAGCGTCAAGTAAGAGACGAACTGCTCTCGCCCTAG